The following proteins are co-located in the Brevibacillus laterosporus DSM 25 genome:
- a CDS encoding alpha/beta fold hydrolase, translated as MAFIEVEEGVHIYVEDLYPEGDKTVVFIHGWPVNHQMYEYQTTWLPSYGYRCVGVDLRGFGDSDRPWQGYCYDRLADDIHVIIETLCLENVTLVGHSMGGAISIRYMARHKGYQVGKLALLAAAAPSFVQRKDYPYGMTKRQVDELIHKTYTDRPAMMRDFGNIFFHLPVSEELRLWFWGLGMAASNHATAMTAMSLRDEDLRSDLAQIHVPTGIFHGKHDMVCPFEFALVMHQGIYGSQLFPFEQSGHGVFYEELALFQHRFLSFLES; from the coding sequence ATGGCTTTCATAGAGGTAGAAGAGGGTGTACACATCTACGTGGAGGATTTGTATCCAGAGGGCGATAAAACAGTGGTGTTTATTCATGGATGGCCAGTGAATCATCAGATGTATGAATATCAGACCACTTGGTTGCCAAGCTATGGATACCGTTGTGTCGGAGTGGATCTGCGCGGATTTGGTGATTCGGATCGTCCTTGGCAAGGATACTGTTATGATCGACTAGCAGACGACATTCACGTCATAATTGAGACGCTTTGTTTGGAAAATGTTACGTTGGTCGGACATTCGATGGGAGGAGCTATTTCCATTCGATATATGGCCCGACATAAAGGATACCAGGTGGGAAAATTGGCTTTGTTAGCAGCAGCAGCACCATCGTTTGTTCAACGAAAGGATTATCCGTATGGAATGACGAAACGGCAAGTAGATGAATTAATCCATAAGACGTACACAGACCGACCAGCTATGATGCGTGACTTTGGAAATATCTTTTTCCACCTTCCTGTTAGTGAAGAGCTTCGTTTATGGTTTTGGGGGCTTGGTATGGCAGCTTCTAACCATGCTACAGCCATGACAGCAATGTCGTTGCGAGATGAGGATTTACGTTCCGACTTAGCTCAGATACATGTACCTACGGGAATTTTTCATGGAAAACATGATATGGTATGCCCATTTGAATTTGCTTTGGTGATGCATCAAGGAATATACGGATCGCAATTGTTTCCGTTTGAGCAGAGTGGGCATGGGGTATTTTATGAGGAATTAGCTCTTTTTCAACACAGATTTTTATCTTTTTTAGAGTCCTAA
- a CDS encoding YjiH family protein, with translation MQTVKKDNYFHITTSKQLMRFLIPSIIGVLLFITPVSMGGQVTIPIALLSRLLQEQFANILPQLVTIFISITALLSLWAKLFRPAALTTKTSFWTTLCRVSPFWLVMRVVGMLLAICTLFQIGPEWIWSESTGGMLLYNLLPLLFTVFLFAGLFMPLLMNFGLLEFCGTLCIKVMRPLFKLPGRSSVNCITSWLGDGTIGVLLTSKQYEQGFYTKREAAVISTTFSAVSITFCFVVLSQVNLAHMFVPFYLTVTFAGLISAIIMPRIPPLSRKADTYHEGVIPHQEDGENELSLVKKGLKLAVARAGQNKSMFAFLREGSHNVLDLWLGVTPIIMAVGTVALIIADQTPIFAWLGLPFTPLLELLQIPEAQAASQTLVAGFADMFLPTVLASGIQSELTRFVIACISVTQLIYMSEVGGLLLGSRLPVTIKDLLLIFLLRTLITLPIIAGIAHLLF, from the coding sequence ATGCAGACAGTTAAAAAAGACAACTATTTTCATATAACTACATCTAAGCAGCTTATGCGTTTTCTGATCCCATCTATCATCGGGGTGTTATTATTTATTACCCCGGTTTCTATGGGTGGACAAGTTACTATTCCAATAGCATTATTGTCCCGATTGTTGCAGGAGCAATTCGCTAATATTCTACCGCAGCTCGTAACAATCTTTATTAGTATTACAGCTCTATTGAGTTTGTGGGCCAAGCTATTTCGCCCAGCGGCTCTGACTACCAAAACCTCTTTCTGGACGACCTTATGCCGGGTTTCGCCTTTTTGGCTGGTAATGCGGGTGGTTGGAATGCTTTTGGCTATTTGCACATTGTTCCAAATAGGCCCAGAATGGATTTGGTCTGAAAGTACTGGTGGTATGCTTTTATACAATTTGTTGCCGTTACTATTTACCGTTTTTTTATTCGCTGGTCTATTCATGCCTCTTTTAATGAATTTTGGGCTATTAGAATTTTGCGGTACGTTATGTATAAAAGTAATGCGTCCTTTATTCAAACTGCCGGGGCGATCCTCTGTCAATTGCATTACATCTTGGCTTGGGGACGGGACGATCGGCGTATTGCTTACTAGCAAGCAATATGAGCAGGGGTTTTACACGAAGCGTGAGGCTGCGGTTATTAGTACGACATTTTCGGCTGTATCTATTACGTTTTGCTTTGTTGTGCTGTCCCAAGTAAATCTTGCGCATATGTTTGTACCGTTTTATCTGACTGTTACTTTTGCAGGGCTGATTTCGGCTATTATTATGCCGCGTATACCGCCATTATCACGTAAAGCAGATACGTACCATGAAGGTGTAATTCCACATCAGGAGGATGGAGAAAACGAACTATCGTTAGTAAAAAAAGGATTGAAACTAGCGGTGGCGAGGGCGGGGCAAAATAAAAGCATGTTTGCTTTTCTGCGAGAAGGCTCACACAATGTATTGGATCTGTGGCTTGGTGTTACGCCAATCATTATGGCAGTCGGAACCGTTGCGCTGATCATTGCGGATCAAACTCCTATTTTTGCTTGGCTAGGCTTGCCGTTTACTCCTTTGCTAGAGTTATTACAAATACCTGAAGCACAAGCGGCTTCGCAAACATTAGTTGCTGGTTTTGCTGATATGTTCTTGCCAACTGTACTTGCCAGCGGGATTCAGAGTGAGTTGACTAGATTTGTCATTGCTTGTATTTCAGTTACTCAGCTAATCTATATGTCTGAAGTAGGTGGCCTGTTATTAGGCTCCAGATTGCCTGTTACGATCAAAGATCTTCTACTGATTTTTCTATTACGGACCTTAATTACATTACCAATTATAGCTGGTATAGCACATTTGTTGTTTTAA
- a CDS encoding putative polysaccharide biosynthesis protein, which yields MNNTAKGANHFIKAAAILAIAGLISKVLGAAYKIPYQNITGDIGMHVYGTVYPLYTTLIALATAGFPLAISKMIADRHAVGDSKGVQQIFRISSFTLGILGVVFFLLTFITAPMIANLIGDPNLTNPLRAISVSLVLVPLIANTRGYFQGHQNMLPTAVSQVTEQFFRVIIIIVGAYFVMKLYGDPYFAGTIAVFAATPGAIIALLVLGYFYRKQKRELIALPNQAGEQAVSLSDGAVFKRIITYAIPICLASLVLPLIPLADSFTIINMLVYKGIDNEAAILLKGAFDRSQPLLQFGTFFATSLSLAIVPSISEAIVRKQDDLIHYRTQTAIRLTFLLGAAATIGLAILAKPINIMLFGDENGTLALAINAFAILFSTLGIVSSGILQGMGKVNLPPKYLLIGVLVKFAANLILLPLLGIAGAAIGTVLAYLVSTVLNLRAIGRLTQVTQQDKQKYGRSVLAVVMMGIIVAVVAFGLMAVLPAAIGKGRLLYTIVSLASVGLGVLVYGISLIKFGGVTRDDIQFLPKSGKILALLQKMRLLEKK from the coding sequence ATGAACAATACGGCTAAAGGAGCCAATCATTTTATAAAAGCAGCAGCTATCCTGGCGATTGCAGGATTAATTTCTAAGGTTCTAGGCGCAGCTTATAAAATTCCTTATCAAAACATTACAGGAGATATCGGTATGCATGTGTACGGTACCGTGTATCCGCTCTACACCACCTTAATTGCCTTGGCTACAGCTGGGTTCCCTCTAGCTATTTCCAAAATGATTGCAGATCGTCATGCAGTGGGAGATAGCAAGGGTGTACAACAAATCTTTCGAATTTCATCGTTTACATTGGGGATATTAGGCGTTGTTTTCTTTTTACTAACCTTTATCACTGCACCAATGATTGCGAATTTGATCGGCGACCCTAATTTGACCAATCCGCTTCGAGCTATTTCAGTCTCACTAGTACTGGTACCACTAATAGCCAACACACGCGGATATTTCCAAGGTCATCAAAACATGCTTCCGACGGCTGTATCACAGGTGACAGAGCAATTCTTCCGGGTAATTATTATCATTGTGGGAGCTTATTTTGTGATGAAGCTCTATGGTGATCCTTATTTTGCTGGTACGATTGCCGTGTTTGCAGCAACCCCAGGAGCCATTATTGCTCTGTTGGTATTAGGCTATTTCTATCGAAAACAAAAACGAGAATTAATTGCTCTGCCAAATCAAGCGGGAGAACAGGCGGTAAGCCTATCAGATGGAGCGGTTTTTAAACGGATTATCACGTATGCGATTCCGATCTGTTTAGCTTCACTGGTGTTGCCGTTAATACCACTTGCCGATAGCTTTACCATAATTAATATGTTGGTGTACAAAGGAATAGATAACGAGGCGGCCATCTTATTAAAAGGTGCTTTTGACCGTTCTCAGCCTTTATTGCAGTTTGGAACATTCTTTGCTACATCTCTATCGCTTGCCATTGTTCCATCGATAAGTGAAGCCATTGTCCGAAAACAAGATGATCTTATTCACTATCGTACACAAACAGCGATTCGGTTGACCTTCCTCTTGGGAGCGGCTGCTACAATAGGATTGGCTATCTTAGCAAAACCAATTAATATCATGTTATTTGGAGACGAAAATGGAACGCTGGCACTTGCCATCAATGCTTTCGCTATTCTTTTCTCAACACTTGGTATAGTATCCTCAGGTATCTTGCAAGGGATGGGGAAAGTGAACCTGCCACCTAAGTATTTATTAATTGGGGTACTTGTAAAATTTGCAGCGAACTTGATTTTATTGCCTCTTCTTGGCATTGCAGGTGCAGCGATCGGCACAGTGCTTGCTTACCTAGTATCAACGGTTTTAAACCTACGAGCCATTGGACGACTAACACAGGTGACTCAGCAGGACAAACAGAAATATGGTCGCTCGGTGCTGGCTGTAGTGATGATGGGGATCATTGTAGCTGTTGTTGCCTTTGGACTGATGGCGGTATTACCTGCTGCAATTGGGAAGGGGCGTCTGTTATATACCATTGTCTCTCTTGCTTCTGTAGGATTAGGAGTTCTTGTGTATGGAATTTCACTGATAAAGTTTGGCGGGGTTACTAGAGACGATATTCAATTCCTACCCAAGTCAGGTAAGATTTTGGCTTTATTGCAGAAGATGAGATTGCTAGAGAAAAAGTAG
- a CDS encoding type 1 glutamine amidotransferase domain-containing protein translates to MRLQGKQVVCYVEDEFEDLELWYPVYRLREEGATVHLVGPEANKTYMGKYGVPCTSDKSISEVKASDYDAVLVPGGWAPDKLRRYPEIISFIQQMDQAKKPIGHICHAGWVLISAKILKGVTTTSTPGIKDDIENAGAIWVDEEVVVDGHIVGSRRPPDLPAYAKAFADLLAK, encoded by the coding sequence ATGCGCTTACAGGGTAAACAAGTAGTATGTTATGTGGAAGATGAATTTGAAGACTTGGAACTATGGTATCCAGTTTATCGATTGCGTGAAGAAGGGGCTACTGTTCATTTGGTAGGACCAGAAGCGAATAAAACATATATGGGTAAATACGGTGTTCCTTGCACCTCCGATAAATCAATCTCCGAGGTGAAGGCATCAGACTATGATGCTGTACTTGTGCCAGGAGGATGGGCACCAGATAAATTGCGTCGTTATCCAGAAATTATTTCCTTCATCCAACAGATGGATCAGGCCAAAAAGCCAATTGGTCACATTTGCCATGCGGGATGGGTACTAATCTCGGCCAAAATTCTCAAAGGTGTAACTACGACTTCTACACCAGGGATTAAGGATGATATTGAAAATGCCGGAGCGATTTGGGTTGATGAAGAGGTAGTTGTAGATGGACACATCGTAGGCTCGCGTCGACCACCCGACCTACCTGCCTATGCTAAAGCATTTGCTGATCTACTAGCAAAATAG
- a CDS encoding DMT family transporter, translated as MKGMIMVVTGAGLWGISGTVAQQLFQQVNISTEWLVTVRLLISGMILLLLSSCSPNRYQIFGIWKQKNESIKILLFGVLGMLGVQYTYFASINEGNAAVATLLQYLAPIFITFYLIIKCKNIPTKKDAVSILLALLGTFLLLTNGSTDNLTVSKPAIIWGILSGLSLAFYTLYSKGLLEKWASSIVVGWGMIIGGIGLTILHFISTKKFVLLARIENVTLEAFLLIGFVVIFGTLIAFYLYLESIRYITPKETSLLGCTEPLAAIITSVLFLHVPFGFFQSVGTLSVLIMVFLLSQKPSPSEKQSNIIDS; from the coding sequence ATGAAAGGAATGATAATGGTAGTTACAGGTGCTGGTTTATGGGGAATATCAGGTACCGTTGCTCAACAGCTTTTCCAACAAGTAAACATTTCTACAGAGTGGCTAGTTACGGTCCGACTATTGATTTCAGGCATGATCTTGTTGCTTCTGTCATCATGTAGTCCAAATAGATATCAAATATTTGGGATTTGGAAGCAAAAAAACGAATCAATAAAAATTCTTTTGTTCGGAGTATTAGGCATGCTAGGAGTTCAGTACACATATTTTGCCTCGATTAACGAAGGAAATGCCGCTGTAGCAACTTTATTACAGTACTTAGCACCTATTTTTATTACTTTCTATCTTATTATAAAATGTAAAAATATTCCAACCAAAAAAGATGCTGTTTCTATTTTGTTAGCCTTATTAGGAACCTTTTTATTACTTACAAATGGATCAACAGATAATTTAACAGTATCGAAGCCAGCAATCATATGGGGCATTTTATCTGGTTTGTCTTTGGCGTTCTATACACTTTATTCAAAGGGCTTATTGGAAAAATGGGCCTCCTCTATAGTGGTTGGCTGGGGCATGATTATCGGGGGAATTGGATTAACAATCTTACACTTTATCTCCACAAAAAAATTCGTATTGCTAGCTCGTATTGAGAATGTAACATTAGAAGCCTTTTTATTAATTGGATTCGTAGTTATTTTTGGTACCTTAATTGCGTTCTATCTCTATCTTGAAAGTATTAGATATATTACTCCAAAAGAAACAAGTTTGCTAGGTTGTACAGAGCCGCTGGCAGCTATTATTACGTCCGTCCTGTTTTTACATGTACCGTTTGGATTTTTCCAATCTGTAGGAACTCTATCTGTTCTCATCATGGTTTTCTTGTTAAGCCAAAAACCATCTCCATCAGAAAAACAATCTAATATAATTGATAGCTAA
- a CDS encoding ParB N-terminal domain-containing protein: protein MLSELKVVPISQVFLHEEYEVERLEKLCSKIKNEQKVKNPPIALQLEHDKYLILDGAHRTLSLQKLNCKRIVIQVVDLEYLSIEAWAHHILDADNLIEELLQNPDLLWRKEKYAVDPIATLFVRNEKHYVYTASDFHIDVKKRIKIWKEIVNSYSSKYKFDRITAGQSPVDRGIIFQYPAFHIDQIKNIVDENLLLPAGVTKFTLTCGRILNLNIPLSFLIREDYVEEDWFELLELWRTSIRLYTDPVFLCEI from the coding sequence GTGTTATCTGAGCTAAAAGTAGTACCAATTAGTCAAGTATTTTTACATGAAGAATACGAAGTAGAAAGGTTAGAAAAACTTTGCAGCAAAATTAAAAATGAGCAAAAAGTAAAAAATCCTCCTATCGCTTTGCAACTTGAACATGACAAATATTTGATTCTTGATGGAGCTCATCGCACATTATCTTTACAAAAATTAAATTGCAAACGAATTGTGATACAGGTGGTTGATTTGGAATACCTCTCCATAGAAGCTTGGGCTCATCACATTTTAGATGCGGATAATCTCATTGAGGAATTACTACAGAACCCAGATTTATTGTGGAGAAAGGAAAAATATGCTGTAGATCCGATTGCGACCCTTTTCGTTAGGAATGAGAAGCACTATGTATACACTGCTTCAGATTTTCACATAGATGTAAAAAAGAGGATTAAGATTTGGAAGGAGATCGTTAATTCTTATTCCAGTAAATATAAATTTGATCGTATAACAGCAGGGCAATCGCCTGTTGATAGAGGCATTATTTTTCAATATCCTGCTTTTCATATTGATCAAATTAAAAATATAGTGGATGAAAACCTCCTTTTACCAGCAGGTGTAACAAAATTTACCCTTACTTGTGGGCGGATTTTGAATTTAAACATTCCGCTCAGTTTTTTAATTCGAGAAGATTACGTAGAAGAGGATTGGTTCGAATTGCTGGAATTATGGAGGACTTCTATAAGGCTTTATACTGACCCAGTTTTTTTGTGTGAAATTTAA